A portion of the Ricinus communis isolate WT05 ecotype wild-type chromosome 10, ASM1957865v1, whole genome shotgun sequence genome contains these proteins:
- the LOC8284401 gene encoding uncharacterized protein LOC8284401, which yields MATKYIISALAGSFAIAYVCDQLISDKKIFGGTTPHTVANKDWWEETDKKFQAWPRTAGPPVVMNPISRQNFIVKPRES from the exons ATGGCAACCAAGTATATAATCTCGGCTCTAGCTGGATCATTTGCAATTGCCTATGTATGTGACCAACTCATTTCtgacaagaaaatatttggag GAACTACCCCTCATACAGTTGCGAACAAGGATTGGTGGGAAGAAACTGACAAGAAATTCCAGGCTTGGCCTCGAACTGCAGGGCCACCAGTGGTTATGAACCCAATTAGTCGTCAGAACTTCATTGTGAAGCCCCGTGAATCTTGA